The genomic region taactctattttgttttatttctttttacaaaccTTGAAATGATTCTGGTACTTTTTATCTTCTGAACTTGAGTATCCTACAGAACAGAGTCCAACACAAGAAGGGCAGGGAGCATGGAGGTGGGAGTAAAGCGGGGGGAGCGTCTCCCCATCAGGTGCAAAGGGCGGTCTCAGCAACAAAACCAGTGAATCCAAGCGCGTTTGAGACTGCACTACCCATGAGAAAATGAGACACAAGAACGAACAAAGCTTCTCTGGGGAATTTAAACGATAGTTTCAATAATAAAAGTTTGAATTTCGAGGTTGTTTCACATGTTCTGAACGTACATGAAGAATTACACCCTCCCAAGGTACGACGGGATCACCGGGCAAAGCTCCGAGGAAGAAGGGGAGGCGGCGCGTGTCCCCGAGTCCCCGCCGGCCCCGGGccgcccccgccccaccccgcaGGACCTCGGCGAGCCCCCAGCAGCCGGGCGGGTCAGCTGGTCCGGGGCCTTCCGGCTCCCCAGTGGTCAAGGAGCCCTCGCAGGAGGACACGCGAGGCCACAGGTCAGGCCGGCGAGAGGGGGCCCGGCCCCTGCGGGAAAGGGTGGCCGGGGACGGGGACGGCCGGGGCGGGGGTGGCCGCGACGCGGGCCTGAGCCTACCTGGAACGGGACGAGAGCGCTGGTCTCTGCGGAACCCTCCACCACTGCGGGGTAAAGGTTGCAGGCGCCCCTCCACCTGGGAACGCCCCTCCGCGACGTCCGCCGCCTCGAGCCCCAGCCGAGCAGCGCTGCGCAGGCGCACGGAGCCGCAGCCCTGCCGAGCCGCGCAGGCGCACGGAACCGCCCGCGAGCCAGGCGGCGCAGGCGCACGGAGCCGCAGTCGCCCCTCGCCACCCCAGAGCGCCGGGAGGAAGGGACGCAAGCCAGGGGCGGGCTAGAGGGCGGGCTAGGGGGCGGGGCGAGCAGCGTGCCGCGGCTGCGCACTGCgcctggccccgccccgccccactTCCGGTCCGAGGACGCCGCGGTTGGTGTCGCCGTATGGACGTGCGAGCGGCGGGCGTCCGGCGACCACCGACCACCCACCGACCACCCGCCGACCGGGCCCGCGCCGCCATGGCTCCCGGCGAGGCCCGCGGCCCGACAGCGCGCTGGGGGCTGCTCCTGGGCGGCGCCGCGCTGCTCCTGCTCGTCCCCGCCGCCGCTGCGCAGCAACCGCCCGGAGCAGGTGAGGCCCGGGGCCGCGGCCTCCGGCGGGGGCGGCTGAGGGGCGGGCGCGGGGGCGAGACCCCCGGTGAGGGTCCGGGGCGCGGTCCTGGCGCGGAGGCCGTCGGTTGGGGCGGGGCGGGGTCCCGGGGCGGGGCGAGATCCCGGGGAAAGGTCCGTGCCGCGGTCGTGGGGCGGGGTCCGCGGGCGGAGGCCCTGACGCGGGGCGGCGGTGGGGTCGCGCCCGCCCGGCCCGCGCCCCTCGGTGGCTGCGTCGCCGACAGTCCCCCGCCCCGACCCCGCGCCCCCCAACTCCCTCCCCCTCCACGCCCGAGATTGCCGCTCCGCGCGCGTTTGGAGGGTTGCTCACCGGTCGCGGGGTGCCACCCCAGCCCCGTGCACACGCGGACAGCCACCGCGGAAGCGGCTCTCGGGGCGGAAGAGGCGCGAGCGGGGGGCCGGCCTCGTCCTCCTGGGGCTCCTCGCCGGCCTTTGCAGGGCCGCCTGCCCCGGTGGCTTCTGCAGCGAGCGCCCCTCGCCGGGCGGCGCCTGGCAGCCCCCGTTTGACAGCGAGCCTCCGTTTGAGATTTGGGATCGGGAAGGACATGGCCGGTGGGTGGGTCAGGGCGTGAGGTCTCACCCCTTGTCAAGCCTGTGTCACCTGGAGAAGGGGCAAGGGCCCCCTGTCGAGAGCGCTCGGATGCCGTGGACACCTGGGTTACCTTTTTGTCGGAGGGAATGCTGTGGCGCTTGTGAGTGgaagccaggggctggggtaTGGTCTCCACTCTACCCCACCTGCTCGCAGCGGCAGAGTTCCTGTCCTGGGGCAGCTGAGGTCCTGGGAGCCTGGCCCATGGGCAGAGGGGGACTTTCTGTAGAAACCACCTGACCTAAGGCCCCCAGGCTGTGAGAATCGGAGGAGGGGAGCAGGGCAGGAGGGCAGTCTCCTGTGGGCTGGGCAGAGTGGGGAGAGGGGTCTGGACAGGGGCAGCCGGTTGCTGTCTGGAGaccccgggggtgggggggtgggagtgggcgtGGGCCACGGTTTAagctggggagggtggtggtcgGCCTTGTTTGGGGAACGTGGGTGCCCCTGGCCACTTTGTGGGGGGTGCTGTGGCCACCTGCTGTGGACAGGAACCAGACGGCACCAAGCCCAAGGGCTTGTATTTTCTCAGTTCACAGGAGCCCAGAGCTGTGGGgttctgttttttctcttctgaCCTTGCTGAGTGTTTATTCCAGCACAGGGCTGCGTTCTTCCTTATCTACTGCCAGATGGACTTGGGTGTTGGCAAAGCCACACAATCACGGTCTCAGTTTGATAACGGAGAAGTTGATTGCCTTGGTTTCAGTCTATGTAGAGCTCTGAGGATTAATGTGAAATGAGTactttattagagcagttgtagatttacgGGAAAGTTGTGCGGAAAGCACAGGGTTTCCAttgcacagttttccctgttattaacactgcATTGGTGTGGTGCCCTTGTTATAACTGATGGAGCAATATTGGTACAATGAAACTCTTAACCCTAATCCATAGTTTACGTTCCGGTGAGTGGGTGGTAGGGGTGTTTGCCCGAGGAGGAGTCGGTGATCGCACCAGAAAGGCTTTATTGCACCTTACGGGCGTGCCTGCCCTCGTGATTAGATCGGGTGTGCCCACAGAATGCCCGCAGTGGCCAGCTCAGACTCGGGAGGACCGTTCGGCCGCTCTGATTTAACATTGCCCCTGGCCCCAAGAGGATGCAGAGACTGAGGCAAATGCAGGCGGGCTGCGAGTTGGGGGCTCAGCCAGGACGGCCCTGTGGGTGTCAGCTGAGACGCTAATGCCTTCTACGCACGGGAGTCTGGGGGGAGCTGCACAAGCCTGTCTCCCCATCTGCCCCCAGGTTCCTGTGCGGAGGAGATCTTGTCAGGGCGGGAGGAATGTGGCTAACACTGGAAAAAGCGTCCTCCTTGCAAGGCTACTCTGAACTCAGAGACTACATCACACCAACCCCAAACCCGCACTTTCAGACATCACGTGGTGTTTTGGTGGAATGGAGACATGAGGAACCCGCAACAGAGTGAAGCTCTTTAGAGCAAAATTAACAAGATTAAAGGAGGCTTGATGGGGTGTTTGGACCCCACTTTAGTGTCTGGGGTGAAACTCCAGGTGAGAGCTTTCTCTGTACATCTGTAGGGAAGATGACCCCTGAAAGTACTTCTTTTGCTCTTCCTAAACAAAGAGCCCAAGGAGAACTGTGTGGCTGGAACAGGGCAGTGGAGGAGGTGGGTCCAGCCCTGGGGGCCCCTGTCGGGGACTCTGGATTTGGAGAGGGGATCTGATCTGAAGTTGCAAAAAGCTCCTCAggcttctcctccccaccccctcagttGAGAACTGTACGGCCTTGTTTCAGTATATGCACaggactttttaaactttttgtctTGGAATAATTTCAAGCTTAGTGGACAGTTGCAGAAATAATTCAGAACACATGGAGAGAACTCCAGTATCCCCTACCCAGACACCCAGATGCACCAACTTTTCACATTTGCCAGATcatctgcctgcctgcctgttGATCCATCCGTCTGTCTGACTGtattctaaacatttgagagtaggttgtatccATCATactctttgaacacttaatacttccgtgcacattttctaagaacaaggaaatTCACTTATggaaccaccttaagtgcagttaccaagttcgtGAAATTTAATATGATGCGAAGCTTACGGTTTACATTCCGGTTTTTCCATttgccccaataatgtccttttgggctttTAGTCCATTATTAGATCATTCCAGGATCatggattgcatttaattgccatcgTCTCTTTAGTccgtctctttctttctttctttctttttaattgtgaaagCATATACACAACGTAAGATTTCCCATCTCAGTTGTTCCCAAGCATACAGTTCAGAGATTATGTCCACCACGTTGTGCCACTCCCACATCCAGCCCTCCCCAGaactcttccatcaccccaaacagaacccgGACCCAGGTGGCATCAGttcccacccccctcccctgtAACCCAcacttactttctgtctctttgaatcTGTACATACTAGTTACTTCACTTATGTGAGATCAtgcagaatctgtccttttgtgtctggcttattcgaCTCAACACggtgtcttcaggattcatccacgttgttgccaAGTCTCAGGACATCACGCCTCCTTCCAGCTGAGTGTGGCCAGACCACATGGTGTTGGTCCAGTTGTCTGCCAATGGGCAcaggttgtttctaccttttggcagttgtggaTGACGCTGCTGTGGACGTTGCTCCACAAATACCTGTCCagatccctgctttcagttctttggggtatttgcgtagaagtgggattgttgtgTTGTGGTTCTGTGTTTCACTTTCTGAGGACCTGCCAGGTGTTTTCCCTGGTGGCTGCAAACGGTACTTATTTGTGATATATGCTACCACCCCTCTTTATTTTCTACTGAGGTAGTGGGACGAATGGGACTTTTTTGTCCAAACgaattttcccatttcttatccGAAGCTGAGGAGTTAGGTGTTCTGCATGCACTCCTTATGGGGCCTTTGTGTGAGGTACACGCACAGTATAAAAATATACCTACctgtttctgcatttttaaaaagcatgtctCTTGGTACAGACGTTTTCTTCATACTCACTGAATTAATTGACTCAGCTGAATCTTGAGGCAGGAACTCACTGTGGGTCGTGGTTTAGTTTATCTTAATAGGAGAACCTTTTTTTCCCTTGTCTACTTTCCGAGGTGAATGGAACTTAAACTTCTCTAACCACTGAGAAGTGGAATCTAAGTTGAAGATTTTAATCCCAGGATCTCAGAAACTGGGGACACTTCTGGTCTGCCAGAGCTTGTTTTCATCTCTAGCTTTCAAGCCCGCAGTTTTCTGCACCTTGTGGCAAGATCAGAGAGAGAGTGGCCACGTAGAGAAAGAGAACCGGCCCATGTGTGAGGCAGAAGCAAATggttcctgtgttttcctttctggctGTGAAAGATGGCATGTTTTCAGTTGAGGGAACCGAATGACCTCTTCACTGCTGTGGACGTTGTTTTGCTGAGGATTCTTTGACAGTGGCGTCTCCCCCTTCCACTGAAAACCTGCTGGCTGCTGGAGGAGGGACGGGAGGATTCCTGGGCTGCAGTCCCAGGGCCTCTTCCACCCAGAGGGGGAGAAGTTGGCGGAGTTTCTCTTAGAGCAAAATTCTTTTAGTTCACACAAGGCCAGTTATTAAACGGCTTTAGAAGGAACTTCCCCTTGAGGGATTCTTATGCCCCATCTTCCCTGTCTCCTGTGGTGCAGGGAGATGATGCACCGTCTCCTGTAGAACTTTTTAAAAGGACGGAGAGTGGGGACGTGGAGGCAGCTGCAGGGTTTCCACAGTGCCACCCTCCTCAACTGCTCATTTagaaaaacttcccaaagcttCCAGCAGTCAACGGGCTGTGCAGGGAGCTCCTGAGCCACCCCTGGATTTGTAGTTTGCCCCTTGCTGCCCACTGCCTCGCCATGCCCACCTGGTCTTACTTGACAGGAAGTTGTCCGTGTGGCTCTCTGCCCCCAGATTCCTCAGGGGGGGTCTCTGAAGAGCAAGGATGCACCATCCTAAACCAGAGTTTACTTACCATACCCGCACCTGGCATTGGTACCTCACCTAACACACAGCCCAGGTGCTCACCTGCTTCACCCAAAACAGCGCCTCAGCCTCACCTGTGTTCAGAAAGCGGGTGTGTGGAGGCCCTCCCTGGGTTCGTCTGGGGTTCCCTGAGATTCAGGTCAGGTGCCCCCCACCTACCCCCAGGAGGTGTAGGCTATCACTCGGTCCTTCTGTCATGTCCGTTTCCTTTCACAAGCGATGACTGATGTGCGAGGGGTGCCTGGAGACCGTGGCTCGTCCCACACATGCTGACACGGGGGTCTTGGTGTCCACAGGTGGCTCCTACCTGCGCCGGTGTTGACCTTGACATTGCCAGATGGAAACTTCTCATCCTTTTTCTGTGCTTATTCCCCTTATGTTTATTTCCTGTCATTGTGAAATCAGGATtgttttattgaagaggctgtaaAGTTGACGAAATGCAACATACAGAAATGGGtcggcttttacagtggggatttattagcttgcaagttTACAGTACAAAttggcatcaacaggacgataccttcttcctgaagaaaggctgctggcacaCGGCTCTTTcggtgtgtgcgcgtgtgtgcgcGTGTGCATGCGTGAGTTACGGCAGGGTGGAGGGCAGGCTGTGGTAGCGGCCTGATGGCATGTTGGAAATCCCTTCTTGCACAGCAGCTCTTTATTTCCACTCAGCTTCCAAAGCTGTCGGCTGCTTCGAGTGCAGCCCCTTGAGCAGCAGTGGCACCTAGGGGTTCTCATCCCATTGGAACCAGCGGGGCCCTGGGGTCCTgaggcagggctgctgggagCGCTCTGGAAACACTGGGGCGCTGCTTGCCAGTGTCGCGGTCCCGCAGTCACACCAGATGATGGCTGGTGCGCCGGGAGGTCTGGGCTGGGGCCCGGAATTAGACATAAGCAGCCTTCTGTGTCTTGAGCCCTTCCTGCGGGGTACAGCTGTGTGTCGCTGTTCCGCTCGTCTCCGTGGAGCTCTGCTGGCAGCCAATTCTCGGGGACTGTTTGTTGGCCTCGAAGAAGCTTGTTCCTGGGGGGCCCCAGGGAGGCTGTTGCCAGTGTCCTTGAGACCCCCCCCCCAGCTGGTCTGACAGATCGTGATTCTCAGAGGTGtatttattccttctttcccACAGCTTGTTCTCAGAACACAAACAGAACCTGTGAAGAGTGCCTGAAAAACGTTTCTGTAAGTAGCACACAAATTATAATCCAAAAGCAGATGCGCCGTTTCTAGATCTAGAAAGTTACTGTGTATCGTCAGGGATCTGCTATTTAGGATTTAGGGGCGTATTTTTGTGCTGGTTATTACGGGTTATGCAGGCCTTTCTCAGGCATGGTGCATTGTCTCGGGAAAACTGTGGACACCCCTGAGCACTGTTGGCACGTTATTTACCCCCATAAGAGGTGTCTGTGGGAGGTGTGGGAGGCCTGGGTGGCAGAGGAGCAGGGGCCCCTGCCCAGGCCAGGGGTCGGTGCTGGCAGGGCGGGCACAGGTGGGTGCAGGTGGGCGAGTGGAGGCAGTGGGTCACCGGGCCACAGGGTTGGGGCAGGGCTTTCCCCCCGAGAGTCCTGGCACCTGCAAGGCCCaaggagggcaggggctgggtgggCCCAGGGCCTTGGCAGTGAGTACCTCTGGGGGTGCACAGGGCTCCTCTCACCCACTTCTCTGCTCAGGAGGGCTCCCCTTCCTAAGAGTTGCCCCTGTCGAGAGGAAAGCCGGCCGGCCCTAAACCTCAGAGCGAGGCCTTGAGCTGGGATGTCCTGCGTTTTCCCTCTGCTGCCAGGGGTGCAGCAGGTGCTTTGGGGTGGGAAACGGGACAAGGGCAAGGAGGGAGGTGCACGGGCCTCCCAGTCAGTGAGAAATTTAGGTCCCCAGTCTGGCGGGACTCAGTGAGGTTTGCGGGTGAGGGTTGGAGCTGGGGCccctctgtgtgaccttgagcagggcGCCTGGGGTGCAGTTACCCTCCTCATCGTCCAGCGGGCGGGGCAGAGGCTCAGTGGGGCCCCTTCCAGGGACCATCCTGCAGGAGGAGGGCCTGCGGGTGCGGGAAGTTCATCACCAGTGGCCGTGGACACCGCTGCCTTGTTGAGGGTCCTTGGCTCCCGCAGGCCCCCTCCCCCGTGCGCCCACAGACCCCGTGGCCCTCCATGCCCAGCAGCTCCTCGTGTCCCTGCAGTTGGCACTGAGCCCCCCTGGAGCTGACAGGACGGTGCCTTTGTCCTTGGGGTTGCACCGAGGGcgtctcccctccccttcccctcacctTTCACAGGGGCGTTGTAAGCCGGCATAGCCTGCGTTTTCCTTCCCTGATTCAGGGTTTCTGCTGGGAGAGGCCCGTGGCTGCGCTGTGTGCCCCGTGGGCCTGAGCAGCTCGCGCCTGCCACGGGAGTGGTGTCCACACGGCCGGTGGGGAACGAGCTGCTGCTCCAGTTTCTGATTGTTGGACCCGGGCCGCACAGCCTGGGGCCCGGCCCTTCCTGGGGCATTTCTGAGGCTCTTCGCTTCAGTCTCCCGGCTTTTTTCTGCTGGGGGTTGTGTCAGCCGCGGGAATGCTCAGCCCTTGGTGGTGCTGTGGAGTGGTGTCCTGGGTGCTGTCCCAGGGGACAGCTTGGGGGGTCAGGGGAACACGGTGGTGTCCGCGCTGGCTGCTGGGTGGAGGAGCAGCTGGAGGAGAGTGGGAGGGCGTAGGGGTGAGCCAAGGGGCCGTGCCGGGGAGGCGGGGGCGGGAGGGGTCTCGGGCACCTGGTCCCTGGGCCCCACGTCGCCTCTCCAAGGCTGGCGTCTCTCCTTTCCAGTGCCTGTGGTGCAACACGAACAAGGCGTGTCTAGACTACCCGGTCACAAAAATCCTGCCGCCTCGTTCCCTCTGTGAGTTGAGTTCTGCACGCTGGGGCGTCTGCTGGGGTAAGTCATTATTTTACTTTGCTTCTTGCAAaaactttgctttttaaaaattccagtgTCCACTCAATAAACAAGTTGCCAGAAAGGAGCCCACTGACAGGCCCAGCACAGTATCAGGAAGCTGGTGACAGCTTGTGGGGTCTGGGAGAGGAACTGAGGTCCCTGGGGGTCTGGAGGAGCACCTCAAGGCTGAGGGGGATTGGGTGGGCTTGGAGCCGTTTCTCGGCTCCCCGGCGCACCAtgagtggatgagtggatggtgTCACTCCCGCCCCTGGCGTGGATTCCCGCCCCCTCCTCACCAAGCCTGTGGCCTGTCCGCTCCCATGTGGGGGTCTCGCCCGTGGTTTTTTCTGTACCCGGAATGCCTGCCAAGCGGTGGAGTTGCTGCGGCGGGCTCTGCTTTATTTGAGGCACTTGTCTCTTTCGCAGCAAAGCTGGCGTTTTTCCTGTCTTTGACCATTTGTGTTTCTGTCAGCTTCGGGTTAGTTGTTGTCATGTTTTCTGTCATTGCAGCCCGCTGTCTTTCCTCGCTGTCTTGTGCTGCCGTTGCCTTCTTTCCCTGCTGTCTCTCACCTGATGAGTCTGTGCTAAGCTGGAGGGTGTGTTTGCACGTTGACATCTCTGAAATGACTGTGGTCTCTGGTGTGGGCGCATCACTCCTCCTGCCTGCTGTGGCTTCCTGGCTCTCCTCCTGTGTGTGGGATTGGCCTCCTTGTTTTCCTGTGTCCCTGCGTGAGCTCCGAGGAGGGGCCCATCTGGGCCCTACTGGGCCGTTATCCCCCGGGGCGTGGGCTTGCTGGTTGTGAGTGAATGAGTGTGTGCATGAAAAAAGTGCACGGCTGATTCCACCCTCGGCACATGGTAGCAGGTGTCTGCACCCCCTCTGGGGTGGCGCTGAGCACTGTTCCGGGGCACACAGGGAAGTCCAGCCCCTGCTCTCCTGTGTGGAGGCCTGGAGGTGGGTCACTCAGGCACACGGCCTGGCCACAGCCCGCCTGAGGGACGGCTCTCGACTCCACGGTGGGGCCGAGTGGACACAGTGCTAACGCGGCGCCCCTGGGCTCTGCAGTGAACTTCGAGGCCCTGATCATCACGATGTCAGTGGTGGGCGGTGCCCTGCTCCTCGGTGTCTCCatctgctgctactgctgctgctgccggAGGCGGCGGAGTCAGAAGCCAGACAAGGATGACGAGAAGGccatgagggagagggaggagaggcGGCTGCGGCAGGAGGAGAGGTGAGCGGGCACAGCCACCGTGCCCCCCTGGGGAGAGGGGCCGAGGGGCGTCAGTGCAGGAGCCGTGCACGAGGAAACCCACAAGCCAGGAGTCTCCTCGATTCTTAGAGTTTGGGGCTGATGGGGTTTGGTCCCAGTCTTCAGGGTCCAGCGTAGAGAGGGAATCCACCGGCCCCCCGGCCCCGCTGACAGCCGAGTCACAGAGCACCCGTGTGCACGGTC from Choloepus didactylus isolate mChoDid1 chromosome 1, mChoDid1.pri, whole genome shotgun sequence harbors:
- the LOC119529701 gene encoding pituitary tumor-transforming gene 1 protein-interacting protein, which produces MDVRAAGVRRPPTTHRPPADRARAAMAPGEARGPTARWGLLLGGAALLLLVPAAAAQQPPGAACSQNTNRTCEECLKNVSCLWCNTNKACLDYPVTKILPPRSLCELSSARWGVCWVNFEALIITMSVVGGALLLGVSICCYCCCCRRRRSQKPDKDDEKAMREREERRLRQEERRAEMKSRHDEIRKKYGLFKEENPYARFENN